A single region of the Rhizobium sp. ARZ01 genome encodes:
- the fabA gene encoding 3-hydroxyacyl-[acyl-carrier-protein] dehydratase FabA, which produces MTTRQSSFTYEEILSCGRGELFGPGNAQLPLPPMLMVHRITDISETGGAFDKGYIRAEYDVRPDDWYFPCHFQGNPIMPGCLGLDGMWQLTGFFLGWLGEPGRGMALSTGEVKFKGMVRPNTKLLEYGIDFKRVMRGRLVLGTADGWLKADGEVIYQATDLRVGLSKDKAE; this is translated from the coding sequence ATGACCACCAGGCAGTCCAGCTTCACCTATGAAGAAATTCTCTCCTGCGGACGCGGTGAGCTTTTCGGCCCGGGCAACGCCCAACTGCCGCTGCCGCCGATGTTGATGGTTCATCGCATCACCGATATCTCGGAAACGGGCGGCGCCTTCGACAAGGGCTACATCCGCGCCGAGTATGACGTGCGCCCCGACGACTGGTATTTCCCCTGCCATTTCCAGGGCAATCCGATCATGCCCGGCTGCCTCGGCCTCGACGGCATGTGGCAGCTGACCGGCTTTTTCCTCGGCTGGCTTGGCGAGCCGGGACGCGGCATGGCGCTGTCCACCGGCGAGGTGAAGTTCAAGGGCATGGTACGGCCGAACACCAAGCTTCTGGAATACGGAATCGACTTCAAGCGCGTCATGCGCGGGCGCCTGGTGCTCGGCACGGCCGATGGTTGGTTGAAGGCCGACGGGGAAGTGATCTATCAGGCGACCGACTTGCGCGTGGGTCTGTCGAAGGACAAGGCCGAGTAA
- the irrA gene encoding iron response transcriptional regulator IrrA, with translation MAHAREVTIEARLRDCGLRPTRQRIALADLLFAKGDRHLTVEELHEEAVVAGVPVSLATVYNTLHQFTEAGLLRVLAMEGSRTYFDTNISDHHHFFVEGENEVLDIPLSSIEIGNLPAPPEGMEIAHVDVIIRLRPKKGR, from the coding sequence ATGGCGCATGCAAGAGAAGTTACTATCGAAGCGCGGTTGCGCGACTGCGGCCTGCGGCCTACGCGGCAGCGCATTGCGCTGGCCGACCTTCTCTTCGCCAAAGGCGATCGCCACCTGACCGTCGAGGAACTGCACGAAGAGGCGGTCGTCGCGGGCGTCCCGGTATCGCTTGCGACTGTCTATAACACTCTGCACCAGTTCACCGAAGCAGGGCTGCTGCGCGTATTGGCGATGGAAGGGTCACGCACCTATTTCGACACCAATATCTCCGATCACCATCACTTCTTCGTCGAAGGCGAAAACGAGGTACTCGATATTCCGTTGAGCAGCATCGAGATCGGCAACCTGCCCGCCCCGCCCGAGGGAATGGAAATCGCCCACGTCGACGTCATCATCCGGTTGCGGCCCAAAAAGGGCCGCTGA
- a CDS encoding trimeric intracellular cation channel family protein, translating into MTILELLDYAGVAVFAATGALSASRKQLDVIGFLFLAAATGVGGGTFRDVILDTGPVFWVVKPAYLIVCVCVGLVVFFTAHLFESRYRLLLWFDAIGMAAYSVMGAAKGLAATGSPTVAITTGVMTASIGGILRDVLAGEPSVLLRPEIYVTAALIGAAVYTTAIMVGAPLAVASGAGFLAAFFVRGGALRFGWRITVYKPRPGRHPDDVM; encoded by the coding sequence GTGACGATATTGGAACTGCTCGACTATGCCGGCGTCGCCGTCTTTGCCGCAACCGGTGCGCTTTCGGCATCCCGCAAGCAGCTCGACGTCATCGGCTTTCTCTTTCTGGCAGCGGCAACCGGTGTCGGCGGTGGTACCTTCCGCGACGTCATCCTGGATACTGGGCCGGTCTTCTGGGTGGTCAAGCCTGCCTATCTGATTGTGTGTGTCTGCGTCGGGCTGGTGGTCTTCTTCACCGCGCATTTGTTCGAGTCACGCTATCGCCTGCTGTTGTGGTTCGATGCGATCGGCATGGCGGCGTATAGCGTGATGGGTGCCGCCAAGGGATTGGCCGCAACAGGTTCGCCCACCGTGGCAATCACCACCGGCGTCATGACCGCGAGCATCGGCGGCATCCTGCGTGATGTGCTGGCGGGTGAGCCTTCCGTCCTGCTGCGTCCGGAGATTTATGTGACGGCGGCATTGATTGGAGCTGCGGTGTACACGACTGCGATTATGGTCGGTGCGCCGCTCGCGGTCGCTTCCGGCGCTGGCTTCCTCGCTGCTTTTTTTGTGCGCGGCGGGGCCTTGCGATTCGGTTGGCGCATTACCGTCTATAAGCCTCGACCGGGGCGACATCCCGACGACGTGATGTAA
- a CDS encoding YdcF family protein — MSYLASKIFWLTAQPLSLAFLAILGALVFGWFGFRRLRTLCVLSSAAILFVTLYTSTGTVMLQALENHVPRATMPSGGPGCIIVLGGSFEAEVIASRGGIEMNQAGDRFVEALRLVQAYPNARILVSGGDGSFSGRYAGDAAVAAEFFATFGVAAERLIQETASRTTFENVENTKTLIAENGLDNCLLVTSAFHMPRAIGLFRKVGLDVLPWPTDYRTSGVAQLALDFTQPSANAQLTTTALREWTGLLAYYLAGRTQSLLPE, encoded by the coding sequence GTGAGCTATCTCGCATCGAAGATCTTCTGGCTGACCGCCCAGCCGCTGTCGCTGGCATTCCTCGCGATTCTCGGTGCCCTTGTCTTCGGCTGGTTCGGCTTCCGGCGCCTGCGGACGCTGTGCGTGCTGTCGTCCGCGGCGATCCTCTTCGTCACGCTGTACACAAGCACCGGCACCGTCATGCTGCAGGCCCTAGAAAATCACGTTCCGAGAGCCACTATGCCGAGCGGCGGACCTGGCTGCATCATCGTTCTAGGCGGCAGCTTCGAGGCGGAGGTGATCGCGTCACGCGGCGGGATCGAGATGAACCAGGCGGGTGATCGTTTCGTTGAAGCGTTGCGGCTGGTGCAAGCCTATCCGAACGCCCGCATTCTCGTGTCCGGCGGCGATGGCTCGTTCAGCGGCCGCTATGCCGGCGATGCCGCGGTCGCGGCCGAGTTTTTCGCCACTTTCGGGGTCGCAGCGGAACGCCTCATTCAGGAGACAGCGTCGCGAACCACCTTCGAAAATGTCGAGAACACTAAGACCCTGATTGCTGAGAACGGGCTGGACAATTGCCTGCTCGTGACGTCGGCCTTCCATATGCCGCGGGCAATCGGGCTGTTTCGAAAGGTGGGGCTGGACGTTCTGCCATGGCCGACAGACTACCGTACGAGCGGCGTTGCGCAGTTGGCGCTGGACTTTACCCAGCCGTCGGCCAATGCGCAGCTGACGACGACAGCGCTTCGGGAATGGACCGGCCTACTTGCCTATTACCTGGCGGGCCGCACGCAGTCGCTGCTGCCGGAGTGA
- a CDS encoding TMEM43 family protein, which yields MSFTETTTTSWFARVKNALVMILIGLALVCGCIWLLAWNEGRSVATYRALVEGAGLVSSVDSASVDPANEGKLVHISGAIRPDGVPVDDELGVAAEGAFAVRRAVEMYQWVQQEKSETKKQLGGSEETVTTYSYAKEWRSDAVDSSNFRQAGHDNPEMPIEGALSTVDSASLGAFRIDGDRVAALGQSKAIELTADEAAQVSEAIGLDGSAAVRNGWAIFSDDPQKPAIADLRVRFERVDLDQASFVGAQRGQEIVGYRASNGRTLFLSEAGTVDAARMFDAAQSENTLITWLIRIGGLVGIFVGFAMMLSILGVIADVVPFIGSIVRFGTGAVALVLTMLIGPLVIAVAWIAYRPLVAIGVLAAGALLAAGIVYLRRGRQALPAAA from the coding sequence ATGAGTTTTACCGAAACAACCACCACGTCCTGGTTCGCCAGGGTGAAGAACGCTCTCGTCATGATCCTGATCGGGCTTGCGCTGGTCTGCGGCTGCATCTGGCTTCTTGCCTGGAACGAAGGTCGCTCGGTGGCGACCTACCGTGCGCTCGTTGAAGGCGCCGGCCTCGTCTCTTCCGTCGACAGCGCCTCGGTCGATCCGGCGAATGAAGGCAAACTCGTCCATATCTCTGGAGCGATCCGCCCCGATGGCGTTCCGGTGGACGACGAGCTTGGTGTCGCGGCCGAAGGTGCCTTCGCCGTCCGTCGAGCCGTCGAAATGTACCAGTGGGTCCAGCAGGAAAAGTCCGAGACGAAAAAGCAGCTCGGCGGCAGCGAGGAAACCGTCACCACCTACTCCTATGCAAAGGAGTGGCGGAGCGACGCCGTCGATTCCAGCAATTTCCGCCAAGCCGGGCACGACAATCCGGAAATGCCGATCGAGGGGGCCTTGTCCACTGTCGACAGCGCCAGCCTTGGCGCCTTCCGGATTGACGGTGACAGAGTTGCCGCCCTCGGTCAGAGCAAGGCGATCGAGCTGACGGCGGATGAAGCTGCACAAGTGAGCGAGGCCATCGGTCTCGACGGATCCGCGGCGGTGCGCAACGGGTGGGCAATCTTCTCCGACGATCCGCAGAAGCCGGCGATCGCCGACCTGCGTGTTCGCTTCGAACGCGTCGATCTCGATCAGGCGAGCTTTGTCGGTGCCCAGCGCGGCCAGGAGATCGTCGGCTATCGCGCCAGCAACGGACGTACGCTGTTCCTGAGCGAGGCCGGTACGGTCGATGCCGCGCGGATGTTTGACGCCGCACAGAGCGAAAACACGCTCATCACCTGGCTGATCCGTATCGGCGGACTTGTCGGCATCTTCGTCGGCTTTGCGATGATGCTGTCGATCCTCGGCGTGATCGCCGATGTGGTGCCGTTCATCGGTTCGATCGTCCGCTTCGGTACCGGTGCGGTGGCGCTGGTCCTCACGATGCTGATAGGTCCCCTGGTCATTGCGGTCGCCTGGATCGCCTACCGGCCGCTGGTCGCCATCGGCGTCCTCGCGGCCGGAGCTCTGCTTGCAGCCGGGATCGTCTATCTCCGCCGTGGCAGGCAGGCATTGCCCGCGGCAGCATAG
- a CDS encoding class I SAM-dependent methyltransferase, translated as MSRDALKTLFHPFAAGLVEMPTEGQRFLFLGAEAGQRAPEGFVAEIDAVQPLRPLYRALEAARSKVTPMVEGEAYDGALVLCGKHKGENEDRIAEALRRVREGGLILVAGGKEDGIQSLRKRIDRYEFGGDHAPKYHGVAFWFARPADATAAIKALAASPVRVEGRFTAAPGMFSHDRIDEGSELLAGRIPADFHGHAADFGAGWGYLSVLLCEHAPGLKGVDLFEADYNALEAAKENMAENCPDVPARYYWQDLTVEAPRDHYDLIVMNPPFHEGHAADHGLGAGMIRMAAKSLKIGGRLLMVANRGLPYEPVLKEAFKDSGEVCRNARFKVLWGRR; from the coding sequence ATGAGCCGCGACGCGCTTAAAACCCTGTTCCACCCCTTTGCCGCCGGTCTGGTCGAGATGCCGACTGAAGGCCAGCGCTTCCTCTTCCTCGGTGCCGAAGCCGGTCAGCGCGCGCCGGAAGGGTTTGTGGCTGAGATCGATGCGGTACAGCCTCTCCGGCCGCTCTACCGGGCGTTGGAGGCGGCGCGCTCGAAAGTGACGCCGATGGTCGAGGGCGAGGCCTATGACGGCGCCCTCGTCCTATGCGGCAAGCACAAGGGCGAGAACGAAGACCGTATCGCCGAAGCGTTGCGGCGCGTGCGCGAGGGCGGGTTGATCCTCGTTGCCGGCGGCAAGGAAGACGGTATCCAGTCGCTGCGCAAGCGCATCGACCGCTACGAATTCGGCGGCGACCACGCGCCGAAGTATCATGGTGTTGCCTTCTGGTTTGCTCGTCCTGCAGATGCCACCGCGGCAATCAAGGCTCTCGCCGCAAGCCCGGTCCGCGTTGAAGGTCGCTTCACCGCCGCCCCCGGCATGTTCTCACATGATCGCATCGATGAAGGCTCCGAGCTTCTGGCGGGCCGCATTCCGGCTGATTTCCACGGCCATGCCGCTGATTTTGGCGCCGGTTGGGGCTATCTCTCGGTTCTGCTTTGCGAACACGCGCCGGGCCTCAAGGGAGTCGACCTGTTCGAGGCCGACTACAATGCGCTTGAGGCGGCCAAGGAGAACATGGCCGAAAACTGCCCCGACGTGCCGGCCCGCTACTATTGGCAGGATCTGACGGTGGAAGCGCCGCGCGACCATTACGACCTGATCGTCATGAACCCGCCCTTCCACGAAGGACACGCTGCCGACCACGGCCTCGGTGCGGGTATGATCCGCATGGCGGCAAAGTCGCTGAAAATCGGCGGTCGCCTCCTGATGGTAGCCAACCGCGGTTTGCCCTACGAGCCTGTCCTGAAGGAAGCCTTCAAGGACAGCGGCGAAGTCTGCCGCAACGCCCGTTTCAAGGTTCTGTGGGGCAGGCGGTAG
- the pnp gene encoding polyribonucleotide nucleotidyltransferase — protein sequence MFDTHTVEIEWAGRPLKLETGKIARQADGAVLATYGETVVLATVVSAKAPKPGQDFFPLTVNYQEKTYAAGKIPGGYFKREGRPSENETLVSRLIDRPIRPLFPEGYKNDTQVVVTVVQHDLENNPDVLSMVAASAALTISGVPFMGPVGGARVGYINGEYVLNPHLDEMDESVLDLVVAGTQDAVLMVESEAKELNEEVMLGAVMFGHRGFQPVIDAIIKLAEVAAKEPRDFQPEDHSELEAEMLKLFEAELREGYKITQKADRYAAVDAVKAKVKAHFFPEGVEPKYTAEVIGAVFKHLQAKIVRWNILDTKSRIDGRDLSTVRPIVSEVGILPRTHGSALFTRGETQAIVVATLGTGEDEQYVDSLTGMYKERFLLHYNFPPYSVGETGRMGSPGRREIGHGKLAWRAIRPMLPTAEQFPYTLRVVSEITESNGSSSMATVCGTSLALMDAGVPLAKPVAGIAMGLILEGDRFAVLSDILGDEDHLGDMDFKVAGTADGITSLQMDIKIAGITEEIMKVALSQAQGGRKHILGEMANAITEGRSELGEFAPRIEVMNIPVDKIREVIGSGGKVIREIVEKTGAKVNIEDDGTIKIASSSAKEIEAARKWIHSIVAEPEVGQIYEGTVVKTADFGAFVNFFGPRDGLVHISQLSSERVAKTTDVIKEGDKVYVKLMGFDERGKVRLSMKVVDQATGKEIVAEKKSDGGEAAE from the coding sequence ATGTTCGATACTCATACGGTTGAAATCGAATGGGCGGGTCGTCCGCTCAAGCTGGAAACCGGCAAGATCGCCCGTCAGGCTGACGGTGCCGTTCTCGCCACCTACGGCGAGACCGTCGTTCTCGCCACCGTCGTTTCGGCCAAGGCGCCGAAGCCGGGCCAGGACTTCTTCCCGCTGACCGTCAACTACCAGGAAAAGACCTACGCGGCCGGCAAGATCCCGGGTGGCTACTTCAAGCGCGAAGGCCGTCCGAGCGAAAACGAAACCCTGGTTTCGCGCCTGATCGACCGCCCGATCCGCCCGCTCTTCCCGGAAGGCTACAAGAACGACACGCAGGTCGTCGTCACCGTTGTCCAGCATGATCTCGAGAACAACCCCGACGTTCTCTCGATGGTCGCTGCTTCGGCTGCTCTCACGATCTCCGGCGTTCCCTTCATGGGCCCGGTCGGTGGCGCACGCGTTGGCTACATCAACGGCGAATACGTTCTGAACCCGCATCTCGACGAGATGGACGAGTCGGTTCTCGACCTCGTCGTCGCCGGCACGCAGGACGCCGTTCTGATGGTTGAATCCGAAGCCAAGGAACTCAACGAAGAGGTAATGCTCGGCGCCGTCATGTTCGGCCACCGCGGTTTCCAGCCGGTCATCGACGCGATCATCAAGCTCGCCGAGGTCGCTGCCAAAGAGCCCCGCGATTTCCAGCCGGAAGATCATTCCGAGCTCGAAGCCGAAATGCTCAAGCTCTTCGAAGCCGAACTGCGCGAAGGCTACAAGATCACCCAGAAGGCTGATCGCTACGCTGCCGTCGACGCCGTCAAGGCAAAGGTCAAGGCTCACTTCTTCCCGGAAGGTGTTGAGCCGAAGTACACCGCCGAAGTTATCGGAGCCGTATTCAAGCACCTGCAGGCCAAGATCGTTCGCTGGAACATCCTCGACACCAAGAGCCGCATCGACGGCCGCGACCTGTCGACCGTTCGCCCGATCGTCTCGGAAGTCGGCATCCTGCCGCGCACCCACGGTTCGGCCCTGTTCACCCGCGGTGAAACGCAGGCGATCGTTGTTGCCACCCTCGGCACCGGCGAAGACGAGCAATACGTCGACAGCCTGACGGGCATGTACAAGGAGCGCTTCCTGCTCCATTACAACTTCCCTCCCTACTCGGTCGGTGAAACCGGTCGCATGGGCTCCCCGGGCCGCCGCGAAATCGGTCACGGCAAGCTCGCATGGCGCGCCATTCGTCCGATGCTGCCGACCGCCGAGCAGTTCCCCTACACGCTGCGCGTCGTTTCCGAGATCACCGAGTCGAACGGCTCGTCCTCGATGGCAACCGTCTGCGGCACCTCGCTCGCACTGATGGATGCAGGCGTTCCGCTGGCAAAGCCGGTTGCCGGTATCGCCATGGGCCTGATCTTGGAAGGCGACCGTTTCGCGGTTCTCTCCGACATCCTCGGTGACGAGGATCACCTCGGAGACATGGACTTCAAGGTCGCAGGTACTGCTGACGGTATCACCTCGCTGCAGATGGACATCAAGATCGCCGGCATCACCGAAGAGATCATGAAGGTCGCCCTCAGCCAGGCACAGGGCGGCCGCAAGCACATCCTCGGCGAGATGGCCAACGCCATCACCGAAGGCCGTTCGGAACTCGGCGAGTTCGCTCCCCGCATCGAAGTGATGAACATCCCGGTCGACAAGATCCGCGAAGTCATCGGTTCGGGCGGCAAGGTCATCCGCGAGATCGTCGAAAAGACCGGCGCCAAGGTCAACATCGAAGACGACGGAACCATCAAGATCGCCTCGTCCTCGGCCAAGGAGATCGAAGCGGCCCGCAAGTGGATCCACTCGATCGTCGCTGAGCCGGAAGTTGGCCAGATCTACGAAGGCACGGTCGTCAAGACCGCCGACTTCGGCGCCTTCGTCAACTTCTTCGGCCCGCGTGACGGCCTGGTCCATATCTCGCAGCTCTCCTCCGAGCGCGTGGCCAAGACCACCGATGTCATCAAGGAAGGCGACAAGGTCTACGTCAAGCTCATGGGCTTCGATGAGCGCGGCAAGGTTCGCCTTTCCATGAAGGTCGTCGATCAGGCGACCGGCAAGGAAATCGTCGCCGAGAAGAAGAGCGACGGCGGCGAGGCTGCCGAGTAA
- the rpsO gene encoding 30S ribosomal protein S15, which produces MSITAERKAALIKEYATVEGDTGSPEVQVAILTERINNLTEHFKGHKKDNHSRRGLLTMVSSRRSLLDYLKKKDEARYSKLIAALGIRR; this is translated from the coding sequence ATGTCGATCACTGCTGAGCGCAAGGCTGCGCTGATCAAGGAATACGCAACCGTCGAAGGCGATACCGGTTCTCCGGAAGTCCAGGTGGCGATCCTGACCGAGCGCATCAACAACCTGACGGAACACTTCAAAGGCCACAAGAAGGATAACCATTCCCGCCGTGGCCTGTTGACGATGGTTTCGAGCCGCCGCTCGCTTCTTGACTATCTCAAGAAGAAGGATGAAGCCCGCTACAGCAAGCTGATTGCTGCTCTGGGCATCCGCCGCTAA
- a CDS encoding sensor histidine kinase, whose protein sequence is MRRPVAFYLVCLILVVVVPSFVFATLVLNRANEAQERAVESLLKTSTGAVNRVIDREVSAMLSTLTFFSTSSYLQNGDFKGLQAQAVKALAGTDAHLLVIGKDYQQRLNTRVPSGTELGRTSDEATAQKALEGDRPAVSNLFFDQVAQKWVFNVHQPVRLNSGETVLLTLTQDADYLSKVVTPDLLSPGWNAAVLDDTGTVIVSTDAAAVTGKPFFLQVVPAFRIGLGSARHQDVDYQVVTDFSALTGWKIVTWAEAAVVQAPATSSLVWLIAGGAIIATLATAAAVFIARILSRDVRMLARDAMRLGLGERVPPRRHIISELDTVSKALSGAADARKRAESEIRFLMREVAHRSKNQLTVIQAMLNQSVTTAASPTAFADAFRKRLAGLARSTDLMIANTALGVALEELARNQLKPFVPDDPARVRMSGPLVRLGSQASQTLGMALHELATNAAKHGAFSNARGIVEFSWAVEGERLNLVWRESGVNLDPERTEAPPKGFGSVVLERMIGIAMDAELERRMHADGIEWRFSIPLSKLDDEPANMPGERVG, encoded by the coding sequence ATGCGCCGTCCTGTCGCTTTCTATCTTGTCTGCCTGATCCTCGTCGTGGTGGTTCCGTCCTTCGTGTTCGCCACCCTTGTGCTCAATAGAGCTAATGAGGCTCAGGAACGGGCGGTCGAATCGCTTCTCAAGACCTCGACCGGAGCGGTCAACAGGGTGATTGACCGTGAGGTGTCGGCAATGTTGTCGACGTTGACGTTCTTTTCGACGTCATCCTACCTGCAGAATGGCGACTTCAAGGGCCTTCAGGCACAGGCAGTCAAAGCATTGGCAGGCACGGATGCCCATCTACTCGTGATCGGCAAGGACTATCAGCAGCGTCTGAACACGCGCGTGCCCTCTGGCACGGAACTTGGCCGTACATCGGACGAAGCGACCGCGCAGAAGGCGTTGGAAGGCGATAGGCCGGCGGTATCAAACCTGTTTTTCGACCAAGTCGCCCAGAAGTGGGTGTTCAATGTTCATCAGCCGGTCCGGCTCAACTCTGGTGAAACGGTCTTACTCACCTTGACCCAGGATGCGGACTATCTGTCCAAAGTCGTGACGCCGGACCTTTTGTCTCCGGGTTGGAATGCGGCGGTGCTCGACGATACCGGGACTGTCATCGTCTCGACGGATGCTGCGGCCGTCACCGGCAAGCCTTTCTTCCTTCAGGTGGTGCCCGCCTTCCGTATCGGCCTTGGCAGCGCCCGTCACCAGGATGTCGACTATCAGGTCGTGACGGACTTCTCAGCCCTGACCGGATGGAAAATCGTCACTTGGGCCGAGGCCGCCGTCGTTCAGGCTCCGGCAACCTCGTCGCTCGTGTGGCTCATTGCCGGTGGGGCGATCATCGCAACACTGGCGACGGCCGCGGCGGTGTTCATCGCACGGATCCTATCGCGGGACGTCAGGATGCTTGCACGCGACGCCATGCGGCTCGGGCTCGGCGAGCGCGTGCCGCCCCGCCGCCACATCATTTCGGAGCTGGACACGGTGTCGAAGGCGTTATCGGGGGCGGCCGATGCGCGCAAACGGGCGGAGAGCGAGATACGCTTTCTCATGCGCGAAGTGGCACACCGCTCGAAGAACCAGCTGACGGTCATCCAGGCGATGCTGAACCAGTCCGTGACCACGGCGGCATCCCCGACTGCCTTCGCCGATGCCTTTCGAAAGCGACTCGCGGGGCTTGCCCGTTCGACAGACCTGATGATCGCAAATACCGCACTTGGCGTCGCCCTCGAAGAACTGGCGCGAAACCAGCTGAAACCCTTTGTGCCTGATGACCCTGCGCGAGTTCGAATGTCCGGTCCCCTCGTGCGGCTCGGCAGCCAGGCGTCGCAAACACTCGGCATGGCGCTTCACGAGCTTGCGACCAATGCCGCCAAGCATGGAGCGTTTTCCAATGCTCGCGGCATCGTCGAATTTTCTTGGGCAGTCGAGGGCGAGCGGTTGAACCTTGTCTGGCGCGAGAGCGGTGTGAATCTCGATCCGGAACGGACAGAGGCCCCGCCGAAGGGTTTCGGAAGCGTCGTCCTGGAACGCATGATCGGCATTGCGATGGATGCGGAACTAGAGCGCCGAATGCATGCGGACGGAATTGAATGGCGGTTTTCCATCCCGCTGTCGAAGCTCGATGATGAGCCGGCCAACATGCCCGGTGAGAGGGTAGGTTGA
- the gstA gene encoding glutathione transferase GstA, producing the protein MKLYYSPGACSMASHVVLNEIGKPFEIEKVSTKTKVMESGRDYWAINPKGAVPALEIENGEILTEGPAILQYIADANGATELAPPAGTLARARVQEMLSFVGSELHKAFSPLFHPGKTDAEKDAAREMVGKKFDWLESCLSDGRAYLTGSAFTVADAYAFVVANWSSVTGISLAGWPKLTAYVERIAARPSVQATLKAEGLA; encoded by the coding sequence GTGAAGCTCTACTACTCACCCGGCGCCTGCTCGATGGCTTCCCACGTCGTTCTCAATGAGATCGGCAAGCCGTTCGAGATCGAAAAGGTCAGCACCAAGACGAAGGTCATGGAAAGCGGCCGGGACTATTGGGCGATCAATCCCAAGGGCGCCGTGCCTGCGCTCGAAATTGAAAACGGGGAAATCCTGACCGAAGGTCCGGCGATCCTTCAGTACATCGCCGACGCCAATGGAGCGACGGAGCTTGCACCTCCCGCCGGCACGCTTGCGCGTGCGCGGGTGCAGGAAATGCTGAGCTTCGTCGGTTCGGAACTGCACAAGGCGTTCAGCCCCCTTTTCCATCCCGGCAAGACGGACGCAGAAAAGGACGCTGCGCGCGAAATGGTCGGCAAGAAATTCGACTGGCTGGAATCCTGTCTGTCGGACGGTAGGGCCTATCTGACAGGTTCCGCCTTCACAGTTGCGGACGCTTATGCGTTCGTCGTCGCCAACTGGTCGAGCGTCACGGGCATTTCTCTTGCGGGGTGGCCCAAGCTGACGGCCTACGTGGAACGGATTGCTGCTAGGCCCTCCGTGCAGGCAACGTTGAAGGCCGAAGGTCTGGCCTGA
- the truB gene encoding tRNA pseudouridine(55) synthase TruB, with amino-acid sequence MSKPRKPKGRPISGWLILDKPFDFGSTEAVSKIKWLFKAQKAGHAGTLDPLASGMLPIALGDATKTVPYVMDGRKIYEFTVTWGEERSTDDLEGEVTLSSDTRPTADAINALLSGYTGVIQQVPPQFSAIKIGGERAYDIARDGETVEIPAREVEIHRLTLLGCPDANSARFEVECGKGTYVRALARDFGRDLGCYGHISELRRTYVAPFGEEDMVPLADLTALEKIEDEAERLAALDAFLIDTGEALSTLPQIVINDDQAHRLRMGNPIILRGRDAPVSADEAYATARGKLVAIGEIGGGEFRPKRVFN; translated from the coding sequence ATGTCCAAACCACGCAAACCCAAGGGCCGCCCGATCTCGGGCTGGCTGATCCTCGACAAGCCGTTCGACTTCGGCTCGACCGAAGCAGTCTCGAAAATCAAGTGGCTGTTCAAGGCGCAGAAGGCCGGGCATGCCGGAACGCTCGACCCGCTTGCCTCCGGCATGCTGCCGATCGCGCTCGGTGATGCGACCAAGACCGTTCCCTATGTCATGGATGGGCGGAAGATCTACGAATTCACCGTCACCTGGGGCGAGGAACGCTCAACCGACGATCTGGAAGGAGAGGTGACGCTGTCTTCCGACACGCGCCCGACTGCCGACGCAATCAACGCATTGCTGTCGGGCTATACCGGTGTGATCCAGCAGGTGCCGCCCCAGTTCTCGGCGATCAAGATCGGCGGTGAGCGCGCCTACGACATCGCCCGTGACGGCGAAACGGTGGAAATACCCGCCCGCGAGGTCGAAATCCACCGCCTTACTCTTCTCGGCTGTCCTGATGCAAACAGCGCCCGGTTCGAGGTTGAATGCGGCAAAGGCACCTATGTGCGCGCGCTCGCCCGCGATTTCGGTCGCGATCTCGGCTGTTACGGGCACATTTCCGAGTTACGCCGCACCTATGTCGCGCCTTTCGGCGAGGAGGATATGGTGCCGCTGGCCGATCTGACCGCACTTGAGAAGATCGAGGATGAGGCCGAACGCCTCGCCGCCCTGGACGCGTTCCTAATCGATACCGGTGAAGCGCTTTCGACCCTTCCGCAGATCGTCATCAATGACGATCAGGCCCATAGGCTGCGCATGGGCAATCCCATCATCCTGCGTGGCCGTGATGCGCCGGTTTCCGCCGATGAGGCCTATGCCACGGCACGCGGTAAGCTGGTGGCGATCGGCGAGATCGGCGGGGGCGAATTCCGTCCGAAACGGGTATTCAATTGA